From a region of the Methanothermobacter sp. genome:
- a CDS encoding glycosyltransferase family 4 protein, translating to MRILQTVVRSYPYIGGGENYVYYLSKELARNHEVTLICSNEPRSPHEEIVENIRFRRLDYVGKISNTNIPLNLPFVLTREKFDVMHTHFPTPWFSDFSATVAKIKMRPTVLTYHNDITGDGINGYVSKIYNSTFLKILLRLVEKIIVTQEAYIERSPFLKQYIDKIEIIPAGVDTNKFKPTITRGSNGKDCPTIFFLSNLDEYHRYKGLFYLLNALKIVKRTMSDFKLIVGGKGSLIGEYKKLAKKLGIEENVEFHGFISNEKLASYYSYADIFVLPSVSNEEGFGMVALESLACGTPVIVTDIVGVSRDLADYKAGIVVKPRDVEDLSKSIIKLINDPEGRLKMGRNGRKLVEEKYTWREVARRTEKIYEDLTEN from the coding sequence ATGAGGATATTACAGACAGTCGTAAGATCATACCCCTATATTGGTGGAGGGGAGAATTATGTTTATTATTTATCAAAGGAACTCGCTAGGAATCATGAAGTTACTTTGATCTGTTCAAATGAGCCACGAAGTCCTCATGAAGAAATTGTAGAAAATATTAGATTCAGAAGACTTGATTATGTTGGCAAAATATCAAATACAAACATTCCACTTAACTTACCCTTTGTTTTGACTCGTGAAAAATTTGATGTAATGCATACTCATTTCCCTACTCCTTGGTTTTCAGATTTTAGTGCTACTGTTGCTAAAATAAAGATGAGACCCACTGTTTTAACTTATCACAATGATATTACTGGAGATGGTATCAATGGTTACGTTTCGAAAATTTATAACTCAACATTTTTGAAAATACTTTTAAGGTTAGTTGAAAAGATAATTGTGACACAAGAGGCTTATATTGAGCGTTCTCCCTTTTTAAAACAGTATATAGATAAAATTGAGATAATCCCCGCGGGTGTTGATACGAATAAATTCAAACCAACAATCACCCGAGGTTCTAATGGCAAAGATTGTCCAACAATCTTTTTTTTAAGCAATCTTGATGAATATCATAGATACAAGGGGCTTTTTTATTTACTGAATGCTCTAAAAATAGTTAAAAGAACAATGTCTGATTTTAAATTGATTGTGGGAGGTAAAGGGAGCTTAATTGGGGAGTACAAAAAGCTAGCTAAAAAACTTGGAATTGAGGAAAATGTTGAATTCCATGGTTTCATATCCAATGAAAAATTAGCAAGTTATTACAGTTATGCAGATATATTTGTATTACCTTCTGTTTCTAATGAGGAAGGTTTTGGAATGGTAGCACTTGAATCTTTAGCATGTGGTACTCCGGTTATAGTCACAGATATAGTTGGTGTTTCACGTGATTTAGCTGATTATAAGGCAGGTATTGTTGTAAAACCTCGCGATGTTGAGGATCTTTCAAAGTCAATTATAAAATTAATAAATGATCCTGAAGGAAGGTTAAAAATGGGTCGGAATGGAAGAAAACTGGTTGAAGAAAAATATACTTGGCGCGAAGTTGCTAGAAGGACTGAAAAAATTTATGAAGATTTAACTGAAAATTGA
- a CDS encoding glycosyltransferase family 4 protein codes for MKIGIISSLYPPQVMGGAEIVVKKIAEELIKKGYEVFVITTNNKKESLCETIHDVRVYRLPLNLYSIKEFHKHHIFKRMLWHLLDLINVKAYGEVNEILKKENPDLVHLHNYKGLSSLVFRAVNNLEIPFVFTVHDYSPICVRSNLLNGNGEICYRKDPACKLYNAIQSTIMGDKVDVVTAPSKFVLDKLEAEGLFRNAKKIVVPNPIEYTPKRYNKTYDTIDILFVGSLSKHKGPDILIKSFKKVDSENLRLHIAGRGPMEGELKKLSEGDDRIKFHGFITGDELQNLYRIANVTVVPSIWYDNSPMVIYESFANSTPVIASNIGGIPELVNDGYNGFLFEAKDVSELSSLIKRSVDNPSILEKCEIGAYRSCKDYEISCIIKRLMKIYMSCNTNLTIKKLGAFN; via the coding sequence ATGAAAATAGGTATCATTTCAAGTTTATACCCTCCGCAAGTGATGGGTGGAGCAGAAATAGTTGTTAAAAAAATAGCTGAGGAACTTATAAAAAAAGGCTATGAAGTTTTCGTTATAACAACAAATAATAAAAAAGAATCTTTATGTGAGACCATCCACGATGTAAGGGTCTACCGCCTACCTCTTAACCTTTACTCAATAAAGGAATTTCATAAACACCATATCTTCAAGAGGATGTTGTGGCATCTGTTGGACTTAATAAATGTTAAGGCATACGGCGAGGTCAATGAAATCCTTAAGAAAGAAAATCCTGACCTTGTACATTTACATAACTATAAAGGTCTATCTTCACTGGTTTTTAGGGCTGTAAATAACCTTGAGATTCCGTTTGTATTCACCGTGCATGACTATTCTCCTATATGTGTGAGAAGCAACCTTCTTAATGGAAATGGGGAAATATGTTACAGAAAAGATCCTGCTTGTAAGCTTTATAATGCAATACAAAGTACAATCATGGGAGACAAAGTAGATGTTGTTACGGCACCCTCAAAATTTGTTCTTGATAAACTTGAAGCAGAGGGTTTATTCAGGAATGCAAAGAAAATAGTGGTACCAAATCCCATAGAATATACTCCTAAACGGTACAATAAGACCTATGATACAATAGACATACTATTTGTAGGGTCACTTTCAAAACACAAAGGACCCGATATCCTTATAAAAAGTTTCAAAAAGGTTGATAGTGAAAACTTAAGGCTTCACATCGCTGGTAGAGGTCCAATGGAGGGTGAACTCAAAAAACTTAGTGAGGGTGATGATAGGATAAAGTTCCACGGGTTTATTACAGGTGATGAACTGCAAAATCTCTACAGAATTGCTAATGTGACTGTGGTACCATCTATATGGTATGATAATTCTCCGATGGTTATCTATGAAAGTTTTGCAAATTCAACACCTGTGATTGCAAGTAACATTGGAGGAATACCTGAACTTGTGAATGATGGTTATAATGGATTTTTATTTGAAGCGAAAGATGTTAGTGAACTTTCAAGTTTAATAAAAAGAAGCGTTGATAATCCATCTATTTTAGAGAAATGTGAGATTGGGGCATATAGGTCTTGTAAAGATTATGAAATAAGTTGTATCATAAAAAGGTTAATGAAAATTTACATGTCGTGTAACACCAATTTAACGATTAAAAAATTGGGGGCTTTTAATTGA
- a CDS encoding DUF2206 domain-containing protein encodes MIGILKLRLKLPEFIVFSIGLSVSFLMFAGLIINYLPLARPLGLRISLLSLNFFILVLLGLFFAKVDSQLITAPNTLKNEKWYLIILPFIFPFLSVIGAYYMNVYGGSFNFIIVSMLIAMIVFVLFIVSLEDVPPLLFPFSIWMMGLSLLLMNSLVSNYIGGFNDLTLEYYVARLTFENQEWSISLFQNPYNACLSITILPALLSILTGLNLHFIFKFVHQFIFSITPLVVYLLFQNYLSKKEAFIAAFFFMAQIPFIESMYTHTRTELAIMFVALSLFILFVKNQELEGIKRKLLFVPFIFCIILSHYSTAYVFFFMLVGALLVIQTRKYFDSDLSKKNVLLTSLTAFLFFSFLFLWYGQVTAVPFSAGVEFINKTFENLFNFFVLDLRGETELKVLGAGVSGLNKWISVIVHDITFVMVTVGTIFSLVNYRKSEFQIEYLAMSSVGLILLLFQLLLPYISIGFSAIRLYQIALVLLAPFFLKGGHVFNLMLKDVNFSKKKFVLIILILQFICATSLIYFNTPNLSYVAISEESCYHLGYIYDCDIAGSFWLIDHGNSENIIFTDFMGDTRLICGGAKNTHKIALFNHKMWKLKKFIIISKVKKQNIVKNDYVYLHKRNLINKELVTDEKLYPKPVIPLSTISSKIKSTNKVYDNGGSNIFIGL; translated from the coding sequence ATGATAGGCATACTAAAACTGAGACTGAAACTCCCTGAGTTTATAGTCTTTTCGATAGGTCTAAGCGTTTCCTTTTTGATGTTTGCTGGATTAATAATTAATTACTTGCCTTTAGCACGACCTCTAGGGTTAAGAATTAGCTTACTTTCTTTAAATTTTTTTATTTTGGTTTTACTTGGACTCTTTTTTGCTAAGGTTGACAGCCAGTTGATAACGGCTCCAAATACTCTAAAAAATGAAAAATGGTATTTAATAATTTTGCCCTTCATATTTCCCTTTCTATCTGTCATAGGGGCTTATTATATGAATGTTTATGGGGGTTCATTTAATTTTATAATTGTATCAATGTTAATAGCCATGATAGTTTTCGTATTGTTCATAGTTTCCTTAGAAGATGTTCCTCCCCTTTTATTTCCTTTTTCTATCTGGATGATGGGATTAAGTCTTCTTTTAATGAATAGCCTCGTTTCAAATTATATAGGTGGTTTCAATGATTTGACTTTAGAGTATTACGTAGCCCGCCTTACCTTTGAGAACCAGGAATGGAGCATTAGTTTATTCCAAAATCCTTACAATGCCTGTCTGAGCATAACGATATTACCTGCTCTCCTGAGCATACTTACAGGTTTGAATTTGCATTTTATATTCAAATTTGTTCATCAGTTCATATTTTCAATCACGCCTCTTGTTGTATATCTTCTCTTTCAAAACTACCTCTCAAAAAAAGAAGCATTCATCGCAGCCTTCTTTTTCATGGCACAGATACCCTTTATTGAAAGTATGTATACGCATACCCGGACAGAACTGGCTATCATGTTTGTAGCGCTTTCATTGTTTATTCTTTTTGTCAAAAATCAGGAATTAGAAGGAATAAAAAGAAAATTGCTTTTTGTTCCTTTCATTTTTTGTATTATACTTTCTCACTATTCAACTGCTTATGTCTTTTTTTTCATGCTGGTGGGTGCACTATTAGTTATTCAAACAAGAAAATATTTTGATAGTGATTTATCTAAAAAAAATGTTTTATTGACTTCTTTAACAGCATTTCTTTTCTTTTCATTTCTTTTTTTATGGTATGGACAAGTGACTGCAGTTCCGTTTTCTGCTGGAGTAGAATTTATCAATAAAACATTTGAAAACCTCTTTAATTTTTTCGTATTAGATCTGCGGGGTGAAACAGAACTCAAGGTTCTTGGGGCTGGTGTAAGTGGCCTAAACAAGTGGATAAGTGTTATAGTTCATGATATAACCTTTGTAATGGTCACTGTAGGTACTATCTTCTCTTTAGTAAATTACAGAAAGAGCGAATTTCAGATTGAATATCTTGCGATGTCTTCTGTAGGGCTTATTTTACTTTTATTTCAGTTATTGTTGCCCTACATTTCTATTGGGTTTTCAGCAATAAGATTATATCAAATTGCGCTTGTACTGTTAGCTCCTTTTTTTTTGAAAGGAGGTCACGTTTTCAACTTAATGCTAAAAGATGTTAATTTTTCAAAGAAAAAATTTGTATTGATAATACTTATACTGCAATTTATTTGTGCAACTTCCTTGATATACTTTAATACACCGAATTTAAGTTACGTTGCTATTAGTGAAGAGAGTTGCTACCACTTGGGGTATATTTATGATTGTGATATAGCTGGATCTTTTTGGCTGATTGACCATGGAAATTCAGAAAATATTATCTTCACTGATTTTATGGGGGATACGCGATTAATTTGCGGAGGAGCAAAAAATACACACAAAATAGCGCTTTTTAATCATAAAATGTGGAAATTAAAAAAATTTATTATTATAAGTAAAGTAAAAAAACAAAATATAGTAAAGAATGATTATGTATATCTACATAAGAGAAATTTAATTAATAAAGAATTAGTAACAGACGAGAAGTTGTATCCTAAACCTGTTATTCCATTAAGTACAATTTCTAGTAAAATCAAATCTACAAACAAAGTTTATGATAATGGAGGTTCAAACATTTTTATTGGATTATAG
- a CDS encoding CDP-glycerol glycerophosphotransferase family protein produces MLRRIVKILEKSEITFHLAIFLIKLINYLVPKRDNQIIFESRPDFADNSRAIYNYIKSLNEDYSLVWIVDKIKKDFDALQVKRNTIDEYWQFFRSRYIVSSTFSYPYIRQKNQVYLNLWHGMPLKALFYSEKNPEHLPPNFNDENYYLISTSIFMRNVIASCFNQDPRRVFVSGQPRNDKLFNNSRAIFGKMLGIDVDKYDKIIFFLPTYKKSIFEKEDGEVGSHNFNLFDFDRKLFGQFLRKNNIICLVKFHSLEEEIVKSHIKEIENTVFISTEQMLKEDLDLYDILGGVDVLVTDYSSVYFDFLLLDRPIIFVVSDIDDYREKRGFVLEPFEFWTPGPKVRTFSEFLAELEKCINDEDYYRDERRMINELVNQYQDDRSSERVYKLVWGED; encoded by the coding sequence GTGTTAAGAAGGATAGTTAAAATTTTAGAAAAGTCTGAAATTACATTTCACCTCGCTATATTTTTAATAAAATTAATAAATTATTTAGTACCAAAAAGGGATAACCAAATAATTTTTGAGAGCAGACCTGATTTTGCTGATAATTCAAGGGCGATTTATAATTATATAAAGTCACTCAATGAGGATTATAGTCTTGTTTGGATTGTTGATAAAATAAAAAAAGATTTTGATGCTCTACAAGTTAAAAGGAATACAATAGATGAATATTGGCAGTTTTTTAGGTCAAGATATATTGTATCGTCAACTTTCTCTTATCCTTATATAAGACAAAAAAACCAAGTTTACCTTAATCTTTGGCATGGGATGCCTTTAAAAGCCCTTTTTTATTCAGAAAAAAATCCTGAACATTTACCCCCTAATTTCAATGATGAGAATTATTATCTTATTAGCACTTCAATTTTCATGAGAAATGTAATTGCATCTTGTTTTAATCAAGACCCCCGTCGAGTATTCGTTTCAGGTCAGCCAAGAAATGACAAGTTATTCAATAATTCGCGCGCAATTTTTGGAAAAATGTTGGGTATTGATGTAGATAAGTATGATAAAATCATTTTTTTCTTACCTACCTATAAAAAATCTATCTTCGAAAAAGAAGATGGTGAAGTTGGTAGCCATAATTTTAATCTTTTTGATTTTGATAGAAAACTTTTTGGTCAATTTCTTCGTAAGAATAATATTATTTGTCTTGTGAAATTTCATTCACTTGAAGAAGAGATAGTCAAATCTCACATTAAAGAAATAGAGAATACGGTATTCATCTCCACAGAACAAATGTTAAAGGAAGATTTAGATCTCTATGATATTCTGGGTGGTGTTGATGTTCTGGTGACTGATTATTCTTCGGTTTACTTTGATTTTCTTCTCCTTGATAGGCCCATCATCTTTGTGGTATCTGATATAGATGACTACAGAGAGAAAAGGGGTTTTGTGCTTGAGCCCTTTGAGTTCTGGACCCCCGGTCCAAAGGTCAGGACTTTCAGTGAATTCCTGGCTGAACTTGAAAAGTGCATCAATGATGAGGATTATTACCGTGATGAGCGCAGAATGATAAATGAACTGGTGAACCAGTACCAGGATGACCGCTCATCAGAAAGGGTCTACAAACTGGTATGGGGCGAGGATTGA
- a CDS encoding oligosaccharide flippase family protein — translation MRFRDLISVLKSEEYRVLAENFLSLSTLQVLVYILPFITLPYLTRVLGVYNYGLVNFAIAFNTYFLILTDYGFNLSAVREISMNRDDPERISEIFSSVMIIKGILAVISFSILLALVFMVPRFTATWPIYIFAFGLVVGNVISPTWFYQGMERMKYITLLNVLTNVIFVAAIFLFIKKPSDYLYVPLFQALGTITAGVISQWIIRTRFNVKFHLPPWRTVYEAFRDSTQFFLSRVSVSVYTSSNSFFLGLFAGNMAVGYYSAAEKLYVAAQGLYSPLMQVTYPYMAKTRNKIFHRRVLRYSLILNTILCAGIIIFAPTIIGILFGAQYTPSVNVLRLLAVALMVVIPSILLGYPFLAVLGQQRYANGSVMIGSVAHLLMLLAISPFINIYLVAGLVIITETIVLSIRIYGIKKHNLW, via the coding sequence ATGAGATTCAGGGATCTTATCAGTGTTCTTAAATCAGAGGAATACAGGGTCCTGGCTGAGAACTTTCTCTCACTTTCAACCCTTCAGGTCCTTGTGTACATACTGCCCTTCATCACACTTCCCTACCTCACAAGGGTCCTGGGTGTCTATAATTATGGTCTTGTTAACTTCGCCATTGCATTCAACACCTACTTCCTGATACTAACCGATTACGGCTTTAACCTCTCTGCTGTCCGTGAAATATCCATGAACAGGGACGACCCCGAACGCATATCTGAGATATTCAGCTCAGTCATGATAATCAAGGGCATCCTTGCAGTTATCAGTTTCTCCATACTCCTTGCCCTTGTATTCATGGTCCCCCGCTTCACCGCCACATGGCCCATATACATCTTCGCATTCGGACTTGTCGTGGGGAACGTTATATCACCCACCTGGTTCTATCAGGGCATGGAAAGGATGAAGTACATAACCCTCCTCAATGTCCTCACCAACGTTATATTTGTCGCTGCCATCTTCCTTTTCATAAAGAAGCCCTCTGATTATCTCTATGTGCCCCTGTTTCAGGCCCTCGGCACAATCACCGCGGGGGTGATTTCCCAGTGGATCATAAGGACAAGGTTCAATGTCAAATTCCATTTACCCCCATGGAGGACTGTGTATGAGGCCTTCAGGGACAGCACCCAGTTCTTCCTATCAAGGGTATCTGTTTCTGTTTACACTAGCAGCAATTCGTTCTTTCTTGGACTTTTTGCAGGTAACATGGCTGTGGGTTATTATTCTGCAGCTGAGAAACTGTACGTTGCAGCCCAGGGCCTTTACAGTCCCCTTATGCAGGTGACATACCCCTACATGGCCAAGACACGCAACAAGATATTCCACCGCAGGGTGCTCAGGTATTCCCTTATCCTGAATACCATACTATGCGCGGGTATAATTATCTTCGCCCCAACCATAATAGGAATACTCTTCGGAGCCCAGTACACACCAAGCGTCAATGTCCTCAGGCTCCTTGCCGTGGCCCTCATGGTGGTGATACCATCAATTCTCCTGGGTTACCCATTCCTCGCGGTACTGGGGCAGCAGAGGTATGCCAACGGCAGCGTCATGATAGGATCAGTAGCACACCTCCTGATGCTCCTTGCAATATCACCCTTCATAAACATCTACCTGGTCGCAGGTCTCGTTATAATAACAGAAACCATAGTCCTCAGCATCAGAATCTATGGAATCAAAAAACACAACCTCTGGTAA
- a CDS encoding NAD(P)H-dependent glycerol-3-phosphate dehydrogenase: MKVTVIGAGSFGTAISQVLAMNTDKVHLMARRPQIADTINKKHENTAYHPGVKLRENIEAVLMDRTEIIDESEYIFLAVPSGNLRKILRSLESNLEDKKIVSCIKGIEHPSLKPMSSVIREETGSSRVFSISGPNFADELIRGITSGITIGADASYLDEISGLLRAPGIILDHSENIEGVEFCGILKNVYAVAMGILDGQITGENHRYSLLTLCFREMTRILNEMGYGELHDRFCGFGDFLLTASTDKSRNRTLGLMLGKKMRLSEDSTITIESLRSIRAIRELTDDIDLPVLEMVHRTMEKPEKVNTYIRDFQDKIFRGMEF; this comes from the coding sequence ATGAAGGTCACAGTTATCGGAGCAGGAAGCTTTGGAACAGCCATATCACAGGTTCTAGCTATGAACACCGATAAGGTCCATTTAATGGCACGCAGACCCCAGATCGCTGACACCATAAACAAAAAACATGAAAACACAGCATACCATCCCGGAGTAAAACTCAGGGAGAACATAGAAGCAGTCCTCATGGACAGGACTGAAATTATAGACGAATCCGAATACATATTCCTGGCGGTGCCCTCAGGCAACCTCCGAAAAATACTGAGATCCCTCGAATCCAATCTGGAGGATAAAAAGATCGTATCCTGCATAAAAGGAATAGAACATCCCAGCCTGAAACCCATGTCCTCCGTCATCCGCGAAGAGACCGGATCCTCAAGAGTTTTCAGCATATCCGGACCCAACTTCGCAGATGAACTCATAAGAGGCATAACCTCAGGTATAACCATTGGCGCCGATGCCAGCTACCTAGACGAGATTTCAGGGCTTCTCAGGGCCCCAGGTATTATCCTCGATCACTCAGAAAACATTGAGGGGGTTGAGTTCTGCGGGATACTCAAGAATGTGTACGCCGTTGCCATGGGTATACTGGATGGACAGATAACAGGCGAGAATCACAGGTACTCTCTTTTAACACTATGTTTCAGGGAGATGACCCGTATACTCAATGAGATGGGTTACGGCGAACTTCATGACAGGTTCTGTGGATTCGGAGATTTCTTGCTAACAGCATCAACCGATAAGAGCCGTAACAGGACCCTTGGCCTGATGCTGGGCAAGAAGATGAGACTCAGTGAGGATTCAACCATAACCATCGAAAGTCTACGTTCAATAAGGGCCATAAGGGAACTTACAGATGATATTGACCTTCCAGTGCTCGAAATGGTCCACAGGACAATGGAGAAACCTGAAAAAGTCAACACCTACATAAGGGACTTTCAGGATAAAATCTTTAGAGGCATGGAGTTCTAA
- a CDS encoding NTP transferase domain-containing protein — protein sequence MIFIRVVILAAGVGSRLGHGIPKALVELANGKTIIDQQIENITQITKPENIRVVLGYKGHLLEERYPDLEFIYNHRYAETNTSKSLLIGMNGIDDDVIWMNGDVVFDPQILQMIMETPYKNLICVDNKKVGEEEVKYSLNTDGFIKELSKTVSKPLGEAVGINRIARNTVPKFIQALKECDDQDYFERGVEILIERGEKFKPLNIGEKFCVEVDFLEDLREAKRYFRETHR from the coding sequence GTGATTTTTATTAGGGTCGTTATTCTTGCTGCGGGTGTTGGGAGTAGACTGGGTCATGGAATACCAAAGGCACTCGTTGAACTGGCCAATGGTAAGACAATAATCGACCAGCAAATAGAAAACATCACACAGATAACCAAACCTGAAAACATCAGAGTAGTCCTCGGATACAAGGGCCATCTCCTGGAGGAACGATATCCCGACCTCGAATTCATCTACAACCACCGCTACGCAGAAACAAACACATCCAAGAGCCTCCTCATCGGAATGAACGGCATAGACGACGACGTAATCTGGATGAACGGAGACGTGGTCTTCGACCCACAGATACTGCAGATGATCATGGAAACCCCATATAAAAACCTCATATGCGTTGACAACAAAAAAGTCGGAGAAGAAGAGGTCAAATACAGCCTCAACACTGACGGATTCATAAAAGAACTCTCCAAAACCGTCAGCAAACCCCTGGGAGAAGCCGTGGGAATCAACAGAATTGCCCGGAACACCGTGCCAAAATTCATCCAGGCCCTAAAGGAATGCGATGACCAGGACTACTTCGAAAGGGGCGTTGAAATACTCATAGAAAGGGGTGAAAAATTCAAACCCCTCAACATCGGAGAAAAGTTCTGCGTAGAAGTTGACTTCCTAGAGGATCTCAGAGAGGCAAAAAGATACTTCAGGGAGACCCACAGATGA
- a CDS encoding metal-dependent hydrolase, with translation MRFRTHITAAVALFLMVNLIHPVNSLINGALLAGAASVLPDILDFLAGRHRGIGHTLLILPPLLLLSLGSPGIGVPLLVGVSSHLALDLFTVRGCPLLYPLNDTPYHCLRRNRRIKTGTAGEWAILSFLLILALALSLVSVGALDGFYETDDGNSTVNDSGITVSVHVEADRDVNVTMVNQNGSESIHVDFMDD, from the coding sequence TTGAGGTTCAGGACCCACATAACAGCTGCAGTGGCACTCTTCCTCATGGTAAACCTCATACACCCTGTAAATTCCCTCATCAACGGGGCCCTCCTCGCCGGTGCTGCATCAGTGCTCCCTGACATCCTCGACTTCCTCGCCGGGAGGCACAGGGGCATCGGACACACACTTCTAATTCTACCACCCCTTCTGCTCCTATCACTGGGGAGTCCAGGGATCGGGGTGCCCCTCCTTGTCGGGGTATCATCCCACCTGGCCCTGGACCTCTTCACGGTCCGCGGATGCCCCCTGCTATACCCCCTCAATGACACACCCTACCACTGCCTCCGCAGGAACAGAAGGATAAAGACAGGGACAGCCGGCGAGTGGGCCATCCTCTCATTCCTCCTGATCCTTGCCCTGGCACTATCCCTTGTATCTGTGGGTGCCCTGGATGGATTCTATGAAACTGATGATGGAAACTCTACCGTGAATGACAGCGGGATCACTGTCAGTGTACACGTGGAGGCTGACAGGGACGTTAACGTTACAATGGTCAATCAGAACGGTTCTGAGAGCATCCATGTTGATTTCATGGACGATTAA